One stretch of Euphorbia lathyris chromosome 7, ddEupLath1.1, whole genome shotgun sequence DNA includes these proteins:
- the LOC136235715 gene encoding alcohol dehydrogenase-like 6 → MSSSSSIKRPDDVIICRAAVAWGPGQPLVMEEVEVSPPQSHEIRIKVVSTSLCRSDLTAWESQAPFPRIFGHEASGIVESVGKEVTEFEHGDHVLTVFTGECGTCRHCTSGKSNMCQVLGLERRGVMHSDQKTRFSIKGKHIYHYCAVSSFSEYTVVHSGCAVKVSLAAPLEKICLLSCGVAAGLGAAWNVADISKGSTVVIFGLGTVGLSVAQGAKLRGASEIIGVDTNPEKLEKAKAFGITKFINPNDCDEPVQQVIKRLTSGGADYSFECVGETGIVTTALQSCCDGWGLTVTLGVPKVKPEISAHYGLLLSGRTLRGSLFGGWKPKSDLPSLVDMYMKKEIQIDEFITHNLPFDDINKAFDLMRDGKCLRSVIHMPK, encoded by the exons atgtcttcttcttcttccatcaaACGACCCGATGATGTCATAATCTGCAGAG CTGCGGTGGCTTGGGGTCCTGGACAGCCGTTGGTTATGGAGGAAGTGGAAGTCAGTCCACCGCAGTCGCACGAGATTAGGATCAAAGTGGTTTCCACTTCTCTCTGCCGCAGCGATCTCACTGCTTGGGAATCTCAg GCTCCTTTTCCTCGGATATTTGGCCATGAAGCATCAGG GATTGTTGAGAGTGTTGGAAAAGAAGTAACTGAATTTGAACATGGGGATCATGTGCTTACTGTGTTTACAGGAGAATGCGGTACTTGCAGACACTGTACATCAGGTAAAAGCAACATGTGCCAAGTACTGGGTCTGGAAAGGAGAGGTGTAATGCATAGTGATCAGAAGACCCGCTTCTCAATCAAGGGGAAACACATTTATCATTATTGTGCTGTTTCAAGCTTCAGCGAATATACAGTAGTGCACTCAGGGTGTGCTGTCAAAGTTAGCTTAGCGGCTCCTTTGGAGAAAATATGCCTCCTTAGTTGTGGAGTAGCTGCAG GCTTGGGTGCAGCTTGGAATGTCGCTGATATATCCAAAGGATCAACAGTTGTTATTTTTGGTCTTGGGACTGTGGGACTCTCC GTTGCACAAGGTGCTAAACTCAGAGGGGCATCCGAGATAATTGGTGTTGACACTAACCCTGAAAAGCTTGAGAAAG CCAAGGCTTTTGGAATAACAAAGTTCATCAATCCAAATGACTGCGATGAACCTGTTCAACAG GTTATTAAGCGTTTAACTAGTGGAGGGGCGGATTACTCATTTGAATGTGTTGGTGAAACTGGAATAGTAACCACAGCATTGCAATCTTGCTGTGAT GGGTGGGGTTTAACAGTTACTCTTGGTGTACCAAAAGTGAAACCTGAAATATCTGCTCATTATGGACTGTTACTTAGTGGAAGAACATTGAGAGGATCTTTGTTTGGAGGATGGAAGCCTAAATCTGATCTTCCTTCACTGGTAGACATGTATATGAAGAAG GAAATCCAAATTGATGAATTCATCACACACAATCTACCGTTTGATGATATCAACAAAGCTTTCGATCTCATGAGAGACGGGAAATGTTTACGGTCAGTGATCCACATGCCAAAATag
- the LOC136201527 gene encoding probable diphthine methyl ester synthase: protein MLYIIGLGLGDEKDITLRGLEAVRKCEKVYMEAYTSLLSFGLSTDGISTLEDLYGKPITVADREMVEEKADEILSTARTSDVAFLVVGDPFGATTHTDLVVRAKALGIEVKVVHNASVMNAIGICGLQLYRYGETVSIPFFTDTWRPDSFYQKIQKNVELGLHTLCLLDIRVKEPSWESLSRGKKKYEPPRYMTVNTAIEQLLEVEEKLGGSAYNEESSCVGFARIGSEDQKIVAGTMKELLEVDFGAPLHCLVIVGNVHPVEEEMLGFYKIRRGTKGEKDNCNA, encoded by the exons ATGTTGTACATTATAGGCCTTGGATTGGGGGATGAGAAAGACATTACTTTAAGGGGCTTAGAAGCAGTCAGGAAATGTGAAAAGGTATACATGGAAGCTTATACTTCTCTCCTTTCCTTTGGGCTATCCACAGATGGAATTTCTACTCTG GAAGATTTGTATGGGAAACCAATTACTGTAGCTGATAGAGAGATGGTAGAAGAGAAGGCTGATGAGATATTATCAACAGCTCGTACATCGGATGTGGCTTTCCTTGTTGTTGGAGATCCTTTTGG AGCTACAACGCATACTGATCTTGTTGTTCGAGCAAAGGCATTGGGAATTGAAGTCAAAGTGGTGCATAATGCTTCTGTTATGAATGCTATAGGAATTTGCGGACTGCAACTATATCGTTATGGTGAGACAGTTTCGATCCCCTTTTTTACTGATACATGGAGACCTGATAGCTTTTATCAGAAGATACAAAAAAATGTTGAGCTTGGACTGCACACTCTTTGCTTGTTAG ATATACGAGTGAAGGAACCTTCATGGGAATCCTTGTCCAG AGGTAAGAAGAAATATGAACCCCCGAGGTACATGACAGTAAATACTGCAATCGAACAACTCTTGGAAGTTGAAGAAAAGCTTGGGGGATCTG CATACAATGAAGAAAGTAGCTGTGTAGGATTTGCTAGGATTGGAAGTGAAGACCAAAAGATAGTTGCTGGTACTATGAAGGAATTGCTGGAAGTTGATTTTGGAGCACCCTTGCATTGTCTTGTAATTGTAGGCAATGTTCATCCTGTAGAAGAAGAAATGTTGGGATTTTACAAAATCAGAAGAGGGACCAAAGGCGAAAAAGATAACTGCAATGCGTGA
- the LOC136235952 gene encoding NDR1/HIN1-like protein 6: MTESQKIHPMRVDIEAPQTSPLVPRGSSVSEKRSSHHHHRALQSFLHTNNNSINRVIRAEPPQIDRRATRTSCCCKCICRIICILFILLVLLGAIIGILYLIFQPKIPKYSVNTLKISDLRLNFDTTLYAKFDVKITANNPNKKIGIYYEKGGRLSVWYTKTELCSGSIPKFYQGHENITKLDVSLSGESQYGNTLMKALQEQQQTGRIPLDLKIDAPVAVKLGKLKLRKIRILGDCLLVVDSLSTNNLISIKASNCKFRIKL, from the coding sequence atgACAGAGAGCCAGAAAATTCACCCAATGAGAGTAGATATAGAAGCACCACAAACATCACCATTAGTTCCCCGAGGTTCATCGGTTTCCGAAAAACGTAgctctcatcatcatcatcgcGCACTGCAATCATTTTTACATACTAACAACAACAGTATTAATCGAGTAATCCGAGCCGAACCACCTCAGATAGATAGAAGAGCAACAAGAACAAGCTGCTGCTGCAAGTGCATCTGCAGAATAATCTGCATCCTTTTCATACTACTAGTTCTTCTCGGTGCGATTATCGGTATTCTCTACCTCATTTTCCAACCGAAAATCCCCAAATACTCCGTCAACACCTTGAAAATAAGCGACCTCCGGCTCAATTTCGACACGACACTTTACGCGAAATTCGACGTGAAGATCACAGCAAACAATCCAAACAAGAAGATAGGAATCTACTATGAGAAAGGAGGGAGATTGAGTGTGTGGTATACGAAAACCGAACTATGTTCGGGTTCGATACCGAAATTCTATCAAGGTCATGAGAATATAACAAAGCTAGATGTGAGTTTAAGTGGTGAATCACAATATGGAAACACATTGATGAAAGCATTGcaagaacaacaacaaacaggaAGAATACCTTTGGATCTTAAAATTGATGCACCTGTTGCTGTTAAACTTGGAAAATTGAAGCTAAGAAAGATTAGGATTTTGGGAGATTGTTTGTTAGTGGTGGATAGTTTAAGTACTAATAATCTAATTAGTATAAAAGCTAGTAATTGCaagtttagaattaagttatga